One window of Microtus pennsylvanicus isolate mMicPen1 chromosome X, mMicPen1.hap1, whole genome shotgun sequence genomic DNA carries:
- the Gpr34 gene encoding putative G-protein coupled receptor 34 isoform X1 — translation MTTTDSWPCSSYGMYFIANYSDQASQNFSRVPNVTSCPMDEKLLSTVLTTFYSVIFIVGLVGNIIALYVFLGIHRKRNSIQIYLLNVAIADLLLIFCLPFRILYHINQNKWTLGVILCKVVGTLFYMNMYISIILLGFISLDRYVKINRSIQQRRAITTKQSIYVCCIVWTVALAGFLTMIILTLKKGGHNSTMCFHYRDRHNAKGEAIFNYVLVVMFWLIFLLIILSYIKIGKNLLRISKRRSKFPNSGKYATTARNSFIVLLIFTICFVPYHAFRFVYISSQLHVSSCYWKEIVHKTNEIMLVLSSFNSCLDPVMYFLMSSNIRKIMCQLLFRRFQSEASRSESTSEFKPGYSLHDLSAAAKTQYSTKGN, via the coding sequence ATGACGACTACTGACAGTTGGCCTTGCTCCTCCTATGGAATGTACTTTATAGCTAATTACAGCGACCAAGCCTCACAAAATTTCTCAAGAGTGCCAAATGTTACTAGCTGTCCGATGGATGAAAAATTACTATCTACGGTGTTAACAACGTTCTACTCTGTCATTTTCATCGTGGGACTGGTTGGGAACATCATTGCCCTCTATGTATTTCTGGGCATCCACCGCAAAAGAAATTCCATTCAAATTTATCTACTTAACGTGGCCATTGCCGACCTTCTACTCATCTTCTGCCTCCCTTTCCGCATACTGTACCACATCAACCAAAATAAGTGGACACTAGGTGTGATCCTTTGCAAAGTTGTGGGGACACTATTTTACATGAACATGTACATTAGCATTATTTTGCTTGGGTTTATCAGTTTGGATCGCTATGTAAAAATTAATCGGTCTATACAACAAAGAAGGGCAATAACCACCAAGCAAAGTATTTATGTTTGCTGTATAGTATGGACAGTTGCTCTTGCCGGATTTTTAACTATGATCATTTTGACGCTGAAGAAGGGAGGGCACAATTCCACAATGTGTTTCCATTACAGAGACAGACACAATGCAAAGGGAGAAGCAATTTTTAACTATGTTCTTGTGGTAATGTTCTGGCTTATTTTCCTACTGATAATCCTCTCATATATTAAGATTGGCAAGAATCTACTGAGAATTTCTAAAAGGAGGTCAAAATTTCCGAATTCTGGCAAATATGCTACAACGGCCCGGAACTCCTTCATTGTACTGCTCATTTTTACCATATGCTTTGTGCCTTATCACGCCTTTCGATTTGTCTACATTTCTTCACAGCTCCATGTGTCTTCTTGCTACTGGAAGGAAATCGTTCACAAAACCAATGAGATCATGCTGGTGCTTTCATCTTTCAACAGCTGCTTAGACCCAGTCATGTATTTCCTGATGTCCAGCAATATTCGCAAAATCATGTGCCAACTTCTTTTTAGACGATTTCAAAGTGAAGCAAGCAGAAGTGAAAGCACTTCCGAATTTAAGCCAGGATATTCCCTGCACGATCTATCTGCGGCAGCCAAAACGCAGTACAGTACTAAGGGTAACTGA